The Doryrhamphus excisus isolate RoL2022-K1 chromosome 22, RoL_Dexc_1.0, whole genome shotgun sequence genome segment CACGTCCAAGTGCATCGAGTGGATGGGGGGAGTGGGCTTCACCAAGGACTACCCCATTGAGAAATACTACAGAGACTGTAAAATCGGTAGGTGCACGCTACGGTCTGGATTAGAATTAGATTACCCATACCCAACCTGAAATGCCAGCATCGCTACCACTACTGGGGGCATGGCGTGCTGCGGCATTTCAAAAAACGTGATAAAGATTTACCAGAGACCTCTGTAGCATCATACAAGCAACTCGGAGCATGcacccgaatacagtgcaccctgCTTGAGCACACTAAGTGCCTCCCTCCGCTCTATACTAATGATAGTAGTGATATAGAGGTAATGTCATGATGCTTgattaggacaaatcaacaggtacagTTTGTCAAATCCAAATTAGTTTGACTCCTTCTTACCAATCGGTGTGCACAAACTCCACTTATCGGTATAAGTCAAAAGAGGTTTGTTCTGTCTCAAAGTTGTgagtattttgcattgtttcccTATGCAGGCACCATCTATGAAGGCACAACAAACATCCAACTCTCCACCATGGCCAAGTTTATCGACAAGGAGTATGACAATTGAAATGATCTACCCCAAACTGCACTAGTAATACACCACCGTGTTACACCCTCCTAATAATGTGTGTCATAGGGCGTTTCTAGCAAAACATGGATTTATTGTTACTTTCATTTTCTCCCCATAAGCTACTTTGCATGTGTGTATAGATTTGACTGTAAATGTTATTATAAGTGTACAGGTCTTTATTTGAATATTGCAGTGCCTTTGCAGTGCCCTGTCTCATTAAAAAGCACTGAAATCCAAGTTGTTACTAATTTTCGTCGCTAGATGGCGGCATTACTCTATAAGACATACTCATTGGGAACAATCAACCTCTGTATCACAAAACCTCATAGAGTTAATAGGACAATTCCTTTCCTTTTAATAGTGGTTATATGATCTTACTAGATGTACCTTTTAATGGCCAACGAGGGCACAATCCATATATCCATAATACAAATGGAAGCATGTTAATGCATTTATGATGTGAAATACTTTATGAATCATCTTGACTGCTTGCATGCTTTTCCCAGAAAATTGTGTCCATCAGCACCACTGATAAATAAGTAGAACAAACCtgtgtatatattaaaaaaaacaatctcacTTGTGTAccaagtaaaacaaaaacatctatTCTAGTCAAATATAACTGTTAAGTTCCATTtactacttgttttttttcaaggcaaacaatgtatgtttttaagTAAATTTAACAAATATGTTTCACAGTGTTGAAGTTTGACAAAATCCAATTTGACTGCTCCCCTGCACACTTGCAGctccatttttatttagttCATAAGGCTATGGACTATGATGAATATAGTTATGCAGAgagaatataacatttaaatgtCAAATGAGTAGATGGTGTGCATGTAAAtgaacattaaatgttacaattacagacaaaaatcacatttccaagcatgcacacaataataatgtgtttaGGAGCACTTGAGTGCTTTTTAGGGTGGACAATGACAAATGAATTTAGATTTTAAGTActtatatattctatatttcaataataataatcacatatTTGGCCCTGTGGTCCCTTTTGTGTACTGATAAAAGTAATTATTTAATGGACTGGCAGGTGATTGTGGTTAAGGGGGAGAAAAACCCTAGAATGAGTGTGACCTCTTTTAATCTAATTGAATAATAAGGGTCCACAAAGCCCCCCCTTTTGGAGTCTTTTAGTCTACTCCAGCGGTGTGGACTCCATCCAATCCCATTTGCTCATGTCCCCGTCCAATCACAAGGACAACAGAGGCTGTTTTAACTGGGATGTCATCATTTGTGTCATCATTGCATCTGTTAAACCTCAGAAAGTTCTCCTCACTCGCGTCTCCTGGATACTTTTGGATCGTGAACTTCCTGTATGTTCTCACCGCTGCTCTCCTGCGTCCACTTGTATGGTGATCCGGCAGCTGTTGGAACCAAACGGTGATGGCGGACTCTGCCGGTGCTCCAGAGACACGCCAGTCCCCCAAAGACGCCATCAAGTTCTCGATCAAGAACCTGCTCAACATCGAGGACCACCAGACCCCCGTCTGCAGGCCCAAGACTTACCTGCAGGGCGGCCCGTCCAAGGGGCTCCTGGAGGGGAGCTTCTTCTCCAGGCTCGCCGACTTGTCTCTGCCGCGCTTGGAGCTGCCGACTCAGCGGCTCGGTCTGTCGGCTTCCCCCTGGTGGTACCCGCTCACCCTCGGTGGGCACCTGAAAGCAGCAGGTAAAGCATTCAATACATTACAATACTGTTGGGGAACTAGTTcactttttaattaatattttttaatttattttatttgtgcatAATTTAAAACAGCTGCCAATCATACAGGTTTCACATTAcgtaattatttaatattgtgCAGAATTGAACAAAACTAAGATAAAACGAAAAGTGACTTCCTGTTACATTTTCATTATCAATATTggcaatattatatttaatatgtaaaCAAAGTTATAACGAAAAGTGATTCTAAATGATAACAAAATAGTATCACAATCATTTTAATGacagaaaaacacacattaaatgtaatcctgcaagaatctagatcgtattttttttaaataaatacacatttcacgatgatgtaataatttaacaaaaataatgacatcTTTATCCGTCATGATTCCTATTTGCAGGGTCAGACAAGGAGCAATTGTTGCTGCAAGACAGGCgctcccccaacccccccaaaagTGAGCAGGACCCTAAAGAAGAAAGTGCAGAAGATGACGAAAGCGACCAAGACGAAGTCAAAACCAAAGAGCCGGACGACGACTGGAGGAGGAAACCCGACAGCGACCCGGCGGACTCGGACAAGAAGCAGTGCAGAAAGAAGAAGACCCGCACCGTGTTCTCCAGGAGCCAGGTCTTCCAGCTGGAGTCCACCTTCGACATCAAGCGCTACCTGAGCAGCTCGGAGAGGGCCGGCCTGGCCGCCTCCCTGCACCTGACCGAGACCCAAGTCaagatctggttccagaaccgcaGGAATAAGTGGAAACGGCAGCTGGCGGCCGAGCTGGAGGCGGCCAACCTGAGCCACGCCTCGGCGCAGAGGATTGTGCGGGTTCCCATCCTGTACCACGACAACGGAGCTCCGGAGAGCAGCGGCAGTCCGGCCGGGAGCTCCCCCGGCAGCCAGGCGTCTCTCCtggccttttcccaccacatgTACTACCCTCATCCGGTTCCTCTACTGAGACCTGTTTAACACAAGCCTGTACTTTGCCTGTTTTGTAGAGTGGATGCATTCCTATCATGTGATCTTCTTTTATGTCCCAGACCCTTTTTAGGAATAATAATCTTATTTGTCATCAATGCTCCAAAATGcttgtatatattttcatgtgcAAGATTatacataatgtatttttaagacTCTTGTGCTTGTGTTACGTTATATTGTGGGATTcgatattttcatatttcttaaTTCAATGGTGCAATACAATTGTCTTGATGTTATAAGGCTTCATATATGCTTTGACAATGGAcaatcaacatcatcatcatcatcatggtaaATAAAACCACTACGAGGCCAAAAAAGATAACTTTTctcttatatttttattgaaatccTATATGTTGACCCAGTAAAGACTTGTTCCAAAAACGCTTACCTTTGTGATGTACTGgaaaaagatataataaaatgaaaatggtaCTATTTATGGGACATCTGAACAAACGAAACATTTATAACTTATAAAAGTGTGATTTTGtataattaaaatatgttaaaactATGTAGTGATTGTGTATTCAACCTTATACGAGGTGACCTAAACCTTCAAAATACGCATGCGCAAAGACCCAAACAGGCTCTCGCGGTCCACAGTCACATGATCCAGCATCTCAACAACGGAAGAGCTCGTCGAAATCAATTCAACCAATCGAAATCTCAGGCGGGCGTTCAAACATTCGTTTCAGCCAATCAGTGTCAAGCTAGCGCTCATAGCTATCCCTGACAGCATTTCCATTCCCAGGCGGTTAGCCGGTTCTCTCGCGTTCACATCGAGAAGGTTTCTTTTGGAATACTTCGCtttccggaaaaaaaacataaatacagacGCACGATAGCAAAAGAGCATCGTTTGGAGATTTCACTAACAAACGTGGGTAAGTGTAAACTGTCGTCATAAAAGGCTAATAAGTAACAAGCGTTAGCTATTATGGGTTAGGTCTAATTCCTGGATGTGCTGTACGACAAAAGgcatgttttcatttaaaacaaaCACCAAGACCAGAACGGTAATGGTATTGCAGTTACAGTAAAAACATACTTATACTGCCTCTTTTTGTCATATAAGTTAAATGCATATTACCAGCTTTGTAGCTGCAGTTTACGAGGGttggctaactagctagcttcAAGTGTATGTTGGTTAGCCGTTCCTGCTTTTGGATTTTGGTTGTTATGATATGCAGTCGTAGTATCGTAGTATcgtagtatagtagtagtagtagtagcttaCATGAAGCATGGCTTAGAAAAACTGGATACATTGCTAATTGAGTATTATATGTGGTTAATTTATGGTagtcttatttttttctctaaattcttatttaaaggggacttattgtgctaatttttcacccctttgtattgagttgtggagagtagctacacacaataacccgaacAGAAAGGTTTATAgatattccagaatctgcacctattccagctgtatttcctcggCTTCCCTCCATGGCCTGCCTGGCGTGCCCACTCTCCTGTTGATTGGTCATACTCCGGAGGACTTCCGTAttactgccgaaacccactttcAAATGTTTTCGTCATTAGAAGGAGTTGATggataaaccctttggagagctattCCAAAAGCTACTTGCCGTGTATGAGCTCAGAGTGGTATTatgcagacaatcttgacacaTCGGTAGTGTAAATGTGGTCATTCAACGTTTTTTGCGGGACAAcccatgtttaaaaacaaaaaaaaaaactctggtagAAGAACCGATTGTGGTgcaaaaggctattagcaactccagacatcggtgagcttATAATTTGCATGCTCCCTCTATGCAcattctataatgctacacagacaaccattTACTTACACAAGGCACTGATCAATGACACTGTTACTTACAGTTTGCACTTCTGACTcttgaccaagtaacgttgcaAAGGCATCCAACCTGTTGAATTGCTCTTCCGTGCAGATCATGGTCTCCAGCGAGTACAAACTGAACCAGGGGCCCGAGGATGGCATCTCGGCGGTCAAGTTCAGCCCCAGCAACTCTCAGTTCCTGTTGGTTTCTTCCTGGGACTCCACGGTCCGCCTCTACGACGTTGTCGCCAACACCATGCGGATGAAGTATCAGCACGAAGCCCCGGTTCTCGACTGTGCTTTTTTCGTATGTCAGGGGCTCAATTAAAAGCGTCATTTAATCACGTTTGAACATGGTGACTTGGAATCTCAATGCAGCGTCTTCTCGCAGGATCCGACACATGCTTGGAGTGGAGATCTGTACGCAAAGTTAAAAATGCACGACTTGAACACGGACCAAGGTATGTCCTAACCTTATTGCTACTTCTTACGCTTTTCAAGTGGAACCCCGTTATGTCGCCCAACTCTGTCGTCAAAAATGTGGAAACTGTGCTCCAGATACAATAGTGGGAAAACACGACGCTCCCATTCGTTGCGTGGAATACTGCCCGGAGGTGAACGTGATGGTGACGGGGAGCTGGGACATGTCAGTTCGACTGTGGGATCCCCGGGCACCCTGCAACGCCGGCACCTTCTCGCAACCTGATAAGGTACGTCCGGCGTCACATCCTTAGTTGAAGAGTCTTGTGTTGTGTGTCCCATCTTATTTGGATTATTGACGTGTTTTCAACCGTGTCAAAGGTGTACACAATGTCCGTGGCTGGTGACAGGCTGATTGTGGGCACAGCAGGAAGACGCGTTCTGGTGTGGGACTTGAGGAACATGGGCTACGTGCAGCAGAGGCGAGAGTCCAGCCTGAAGTTTCAGACCCGTTGCATCCGGGCTTTCCCCAACAAACAGGTGCACCCGGGACCACAACCGGCTAGCTCGACCGCAAACTGCTGGGACGCGctaacatcatttttttaaatttctttatGGCAGGGCTACGTCTTGAGTTCCATTGAGGGCCGCGTGGCAGTGGAGTACCTGGACCCCAGCCAGGAGGTTCAGAAGAAGAAGTACGCCTTCAAGTGCCACAGGCTGAAGGAGGACGGAATGGAGCATGTTTACCCCGTCAACGCTATCTCTTTTCACAGTGTACACAACACCTTTGCTACAGGTACTACTTTACTTCTTACcatgtttacttatttttttaaactttttttgtcaaaaaaaacaacaaaaatccagataaaaaaaaaacaaaaacaaacaatccattgtggggggtgctggagcctatcccagctgtcttcgggtgacaggccgggtataccctggactggtggccagccaatcccagggcacatatagacaaacaaccattcacactcacattcatacctatggacaatttggagtcgctaattaacctagcatgtttttggaatgtgggaggaaaccggagtacccggagaaaaacatgcaaactcctcacagaacCGATGCCGCTCACTGGAGTAACAATACTGACCTTTTTGGGGCCTTTTATTATGTCCAATCCTCAGATTACGCAGACACCCATATAAGAGTATTTATTGCGCAATGTGTGTCATTGGCCCACCAACCCACTCCTCTCACTTCCTCCGTCCTTCCGTCCAGGCGGCTCCGACGGCTTCGTCAACATCTGGGATCCGTTCAACAAGAAGCGCCTGTGCCAGTTCCACCGCTACCCGACCAGCATCGCCTCGCTGGCCTTCAACAACGACGGCAGCATGGTCGCCATCGCCTCGTCCTACATGCACGAGATGGGCGACATCAACCACCCGGAGGACGCCGTCTACATCCGCCAGGTCACGGACGCCGAAACCAAGCCCAAGTGATTCCTTCCGCCGCCACAGAGCACGTCCACGTGATTTGTTACGTCACTCTCCATATCTTGCCTTTTCGGCTTTTTGATAAACTGAAGAGAAGCTGAAAATGacaccccccctttttttctacTCTACTGAATGAATGCAAGACCCCCCCAAAGGTGGTTTCATCTTACCGATCCACACTTGGCAGGTTTTTAAGGTGTCTTTTTTAGCATAAAAGGAGCGAGAGGACGAGTAGAAAAGAACACTCAGTGGATTCCTCTCCTGGTTTTGTGGTCCACATGTCATTCTTCATCCATCTTTGACGCCTTCATCTGCTGGCATCAAGTGTATATATTCatcttctctctttctttctaaTTCAGCAGATTGTCCGCTTCTTTTCTTGATCTAAGTTTTCTTCTCAGAAATCCTAtttgtttcattaaaaataaagttttgataattttttttttgacttaatTGGCTTTTGTTAAGGTCATCATCAGACGTCTGGTTAGGAATGTGTCCTGGACGACCTGCGTGACCCAGACGGTGACCGGCGCTGATGGGACATCAGCGGACTCAACCAGAACCCGCTTTATTGATGAGGGAGACTGAAGTAATCGCAGTAGTCTGTGTCCGGCAGACCGGGATAACGGTCGCAACGAAAATTATGATGAAAATGATTATCACAGTAAGACCAACAGgaccctccccccccccatcctaaaGCTTGTGGATTGCGTCTAAATAGAATTTGTGAAGCCCTTCAGCCCAAAGCAGAGAAGATAAGAGCTGGAAGTCAATGATTCCATTGAAGCAGTAATGGCTTCTATGGTTCCTGCTGCATCCTGGAAATGATTAGCTGGCTTTGTTGCAGTAATTCTCATGATTGTGGTTGGCTGATCGGATCAAAGCCTGATATGAAATGGCATTTACGCTGCTGCCTGTTGTTTGccggactaaaaaaaaaaaaaaaaatcattggagggttttttttttttgtctttcctttGGTAGTGATGCTCTGCTCCTGTCAGCAAGTTGGATACGTTCAAGGTCCACTGTAACATGGAAAATCATGTCTTTCAGCTTGAGTGAAGAAGTTTCTCCAGCAAAATTCTAATAGTCTTTAAAGTCCATACCCAATACCCAATAGGGGGCGTCATAAGATacatattttatcttatatttttataaataaaaacctcTAACAGCATTTaatcgtttgatat includes the following:
- the hmx3b gene encoding homeobox protein HMX3-B, producing the protein MADSAGAPETRQSPKDAIKFSIKNLLNIEDHQTPVCRPKTYLQGGPSKGLLEGSFFSRLADLSLPRLELPTQRLGLSASPWWYPLTLGGHLKAAGSDKEQLLLQDRRSPNPPKSEQDPKEESAEDDESDQDEVKTKEPDDDWRRKPDSDPADSDKKQCRKKKTRTVFSRSQVFQLESTFDIKRYLSSSERAGLAASLHLTETQVKIWFQNRRNKWKRQLAAELEAANLSHASAQRIVRVPILYHDNGAPESSGSPAGSSPGSQASLLAFSHHMYYPHPVPLLRPV
- the bub3 gene encoding mitotic checkpoint protein BUB3 — protein: MVSSEYKLNQGPEDGISAVKFSPSNSQFLLVSSWDSTVRLYDVVANTMRMKYQHEAPVLDCAFFDPTHAWSGDLYAKLKMHDLNTDQDTIVGKHDAPIRCVEYCPEVNVMVTGSWDMSVRLWDPRAPCNAGTFSQPDKVYTMSVAGDRLIVGTAGRRVLVWDLRNMGYVQQRRESSLKFQTRCIRAFPNKQGYVLSSIEGRVAVEYLDPSQEVQKKKYAFKCHRLKEDGMEHVYPVNAISFHSVHNTFATGGSDGFVNIWDPFNKKRLCQFHRYPTSIASLAFNNDGSMVAIASSYMHEMGDINHPEDAVYIRQVTDAETKPK